The Castor canadensis chromosome 8, mCasCan1.hap1v2, whole genome shotgun sequence genome contains a region encoding:
- the LOC109685982 gene encoding HLA class II histocompatibility antigen, DO beta chain yields the protein MEARFTLKSLMILLSHFSSSIMGSGGVPWVMALLVLLIRLDPSITEGRDSPEDFVIQAKADCYFTNGTEKVQFVVRFIFNLEEYVHFDSDVGMFVALTELGEPDADQWNNRPDILERSRASVDMVCRHNYKLGAPFTVGRKVQPEVTVYPERTPLLQQPNLLLCSVTGFYPGDIKIRWFRNEQEQKAGVISTGLIRNGDWTFQITVMLEMIPKLGDVYSCLVEHPSLWNPISVEWSAQSEYSWRKMLSGVAAFLIGLIFLVVGIFIHLRAWKGSVEAQSGNEVSRALLSPQPY from the exons ATGGAGGCAAGATTCACTCTAAAGAGTCTGATGATTTTATTGTCCCATTTTTCCTCCTCCATCATGGGTTCTGGAGGGGTTCCCTGGGTGATGGCTCTGCTGGTGCTTCTGATCAGGCTGGATCCCTCCATAACTGAAGGCAGAGACTCACCAG AAGATTTTGTGATTCAGGCAAAGGCTGACTGTTACTTCACCAATGGGACAGAGAAGGTACAGTTTGTGGTCAGATTCATCTTCAACTTGGAGGAGTATGTCCATTTTGACAGCGATGTGGGGATGTTTGTGGCCTTGACAGAGCTGGGGGAGCCTGATGCTGATCAGTGGAACAATCGGCCAGATATCCTGGAGAGGAGTAGAGCATCTGTGGATATGGTGTGCAGACACAACTACAAGCTGGGGGCTCCCTTCACTGTGGGGAGAAAAG TGCAACCAGAGGTGACAGTTTATCCAGAAAGGACCCCACTCCTGCAGCAGCCCAATTTGCTACTCTGCTCAGTGACAGGATTCTACCCAGGGGATATAAAGATCAGGTGGTTCCGGAATGAACAGgagcagaaagctggggtcataTCCACTGGCCTTATTAGGAATGGAGACTGGACCTTTCAGATTACAGTGATGCTGGAAATGATCCCTAAACTTGGAGATGTCTACAGCTGCCTTGTTGAGCATCCCAGCCTGTGGAACCCCATTTCTGTTGAGTGGA GTGCCCAGTCTGAATATTCTTGGAGAAAGATGCTAAGTGGAGTTGCAGCCTTCCTGATCGGACTAATCTTTCTTGTGGTGGGAATCTTCATCCACCTCAGGGCTTGGAAag GATCTGTGGAGGCTCAGTCTGGTAATGAG GTCTCAAGAGCTCTTCTCTCACCACAGCCCTACTAA